The genomic region CAGAGACCCTCAATTCCTCTACCTTGTATCCAATGGATTCAAAATCATGTAAAACGGACTTGATAGAATATCCAATAGCTTCAACAACGGCTCTACCTAAATGATGTTTATCCTGTTCCGGCTCTAATCCCCAAAAAACACCTTCATGAAAGTCCATGGCCCCTTTACAGTTAAGGGTGGGAATAAACAAGGGCTTCCCTGTAGCGGCTTCTGTTTTTTCGATCCCCATTAGCATTTGGCGGTAGGAGCTGTTTTCCAAACCTGATAGACGTCGATACCATTCAAAAAGGCGACCTGTAGAACTTAAGATCCCAGATAGGTTTTGATATCCTTCAATAACATGGGGCAACTGTCTCAGATGAGGATGATCATGTTTTTCCCCGGCACATAGATTAATACCTTCACTGGAACCGGCCCGATCACAGACACGTCCGGGACTAACGGCCCCTGTACCTAAAAGGGAGGCCAGAAAATCAGAACCTGATGCGACCACAGGAACCCCCTGGGGTAAACCGGTTGTAAAACCCGGTTCTTTTTGTACGGTCCCTATGATATCCCCCATCTTCACAAAAGGGGGAAACTTCCGAGGATCAAGGTCATACAAAGAGATGTCCTCTTCCTTCCATATATAGGGAGTAAATTCATCATGACTGGTAATCGTTGTCTTTTCACCAGTTAGATAATAGGAGATATATTCTGCTACAGATAGGAAACTGGATGTTTTATCATAGACTTCTGGATGATTGTCCCTTAACCACGCGGCTTTAGGTAAAAAGTAGGACGTACCCCCTTCTCTAAAGCTATTACGTTGATCCAACCACAACATAGCGTTATAGGTTGGGCGACCGTCCTTATCAATGGGGACAAGGCTGGGGCCATGAGAACTAATGGACACTGCAGCAATAGAATCATAACCACCCAGGCTAGCTACAGCATCTCGTAAAGCATCAATCCATATTTGAGGATTCCAATTATCATAATCAGGGGTTCCCCAATCTTTGTAGGATATGGTGTTTTTACTAAATAAGTCCCCACGAGAATCAATCAGCCCTCCTTTGAGGGCTGATGTACCTACATCGATACAAAGAACTAATTTCCGGTCTAATTTTGGAGACATCTATTCCTCTTTACTTAAGAGCTTACGTATAATCCTACGATTGTCCAATAAGGGAGACAGACTCCTGTTATGATGTGTTCTACTAATAGCACGGGCAAACAAATTCGATACATTAGCACTAATAAACCAGGGTCGGTTTAATAATACCTCGTCATGATAAACAGCGTTTGTTCCAATGATGGCTTTAAAGAGTCCCTGCTCATAGGCTTTATCAAAAACCTCAATAGCACTACCGGTAAAGAATGGTAGAGAAATACCGCAAATGATATCTTTGGCACCATGGGATTTCAGATATTCCATAGCTTTAATCAAGGTTCCCCCTGTGCCTAGCATATCATCAGCCATAAAGACGTTTTTGCCGTCGACTTCACCCAATAACCTTGTTGTGGTTATATTGGAATCCCGGGCAGAGCTTGTTAGTTTGGAATAATCTCTCTCTTTGTAAAGCATAGCCATAGGCTTTTTTAGACTTCCAGCATAAAACTTATTACGGTCAACAGCACCAGTATCTGGTGATACAATAACCAGATCATCTTCTTTAAGATCAATCATTTGACTAAGTTTACGAAGGATTTGATAGGAAGCATGAAGATTTTCCAGATGGAGAAGATCAAAAGTATGGTCTATCTCTTTTGAGTGAATATCCAGAGTAATAATTCTCTCTACTCCAGAATTTTCAATAATCTTACCTAAACGACTAGCGGTTAATCCTTCCCGCCCTTTTTTCTTATGTTGTCTTGCATAAGGATAGGAGGGGATAACCACTGTAACAGAAGAAGCTCCGGCTTGAAGAGCCGCATCAATGGTTACCAGCAGAATCATAAAGTGATCATTTACGCTTAAAAGCTGTTGATCCTCTGAACCATGAAAGGTCAAGGGATAATGATTTTCCATATCCTGAACAATGAAAAGGTCGACCCCCCGTACAGTTGATAGGATTTCAGCCTTAAACTCTCCATTAGCAAATCTTGTAAAGTTAGCAGGTATTCGAAAAGAAGGAGATCGATATTCATCAATCGGACCAGGCAAATGCATTTTAGTTGTGGCTATATCATTCTGTAAGTTAGTTTGCTTAATGATATCTTCTTTTGGAACACTATAACGTTTAGCAAGTAAAGTAGCCTTTTTATCAAATTTTCTTAAGTATATGGTTTTTAGATGAGCGATAATCTCCTCGGCAAATCTTTCACCACCTGGGCAGGGCAAAATCCCAAGAGAAGAGGATGTGGAAATACTCATTATCCTTCCTTAATAGATGAATTAATAAAGATTTAACTATCGCAGAACATATCATAAGGGCAACAAGGGGGTCAATGACGGTCTTTGACAGGGATAGGAAAAATGTTTTAAAAGATTAGGAAAATTAGTAATATAT from Spirochaeta cellobiosiphila DSM 17781 harbors:
- a CDS encoding xylulokinase, producing MSPKLDRKLVLCIDVGTSALKGGLIDSRGDLFSKNTISYKDWGTPDYDNWNPQIWIDALRDAVASLGGYDSIAAVSISSHGPSLVPIDKDGRPTYNAMLWLDQRNSFREGGTSYFLPKAAWLRDNHPEVYDKTSSFLSVAEYISYYLTGEKTTITSHDEFTPYIWKEEDISLYDLDPRKFPPFVKMGDIIGTVQKEPGFTTGLPQGVPVVASGSDFLASLLGTGAVSPGRVCDRAGSSEGINLCAGEKHDHPHLRQLPHVIEGYQNLSGILSSTGRLFEWYRRLSGLENSSYRQMLMGIEKTEAATGKPLFIPTLNCKGAMDFHEGVFWGLEPEQDKHHLGRAVVEAIGYSIKSVLHDFESIGYKVEELRVSGGQAKNVMWNQIKSDIIGKRILVPEIEDAELLGNACCAMVAQGEYPNLKEASEALVKVKAVYTPRWNYHDRYKEGYEHYLQVSKQLKQDFARSKK
- the prs gene encoding ribose-phosphate diphosphokinase, which encodes MSISTSSSLGILPCPGGERFAEEIIAHLKTIYLRKFDKKATLLAKRYSVPKEDIIKQTNLQNDIATTKMHLPGPIDEYRSPSFRIPANFTRFANGEFKAEILSTVRGVDLFIVQDMENHYPLTFHGSEDQQLLSVNDHFMILLVTIDAALQAGASSVTVVIPSYPYARQHKKKGREGLTASRLGKIIENSGVERIITLDIHSKEIDHTFDLLHLENLHASYQILRKLSQMIDLKEDDLVIVSPDTGAVDRNKFYAGSLKKPMAMLYKERDYSKLTSSARDSNITTTRLLGEVDGKNVFMADDMLGTGGTLIKAMEYLKSHGAKDIICGISLPFFTGSAIEVFDKAYEQGLFKAIIGTNAVYHDEVLLNRPWFISANVSNLFARAISRTHHNRSLSPLLDNRRIIRKLLSKEE